A stretch of the Candidatus Effluviviaceae Genus I sp. genome encodes the following:
- a CDS encoding hydrogenase maturation protease, translating into MSTRESSFDPAAPWAAALRAAARGCVVVLGIGNDLRGDDGAGSLVARELGGRFPGLVFDGGQAPENLSGPLRRARPDAVIVVDAADFGAAPGEVRVVSAAEGAGGLTLGTHALPIGTFLAALAETTGAAIHLVAVQAATTEFGAAMTPAVAAAVGDVARELAAVLADARQGGDQ; encoded by the coding sequence GTGTCAACGCGCGAGTCGTCATTCGATCCGGCGGCGCCGTGGGCCGCCGCGCTGCGGGCGGCCGCCCGCGGCTGCGTCGTCGTCCTCGGGATCGGCAACGATCTCCGGGGCGACGACGGCGCGGGCTCGCTCGTGGCGCGGGAGCTCGGCGGGCGCTTTCCCGGCCTCGTCTTCGACGGCGGCCAGGCGCCTGAGAACCTGTCGGGGCCGCTCCGCCGCGCGCGCCCGGACGCGGTCATCGTCGTGGACGCGGCCGACTTCGGGGCGGCGCCGGGCGAGGTCCGCGTCGTGTCGGCCGCCGAGGGCGCCGGCGGCCTCACGCTCGGCACGCACGCGTTGCCCATCGGGACGTTCCTCGCCGCGCTCGCCGAAACGACGGGCGCGGCGATTCACCTCGTCGCCGTCCAGGCGGCGACGACGGAGTTCGGCGCCGCGATGACGCCGGCCGTCGCGGCCGCTGTCGGCGACGTGGCGCGCGAGCTGGCCGCGGTCCTCGCAGACGCACGGCAAGGGGGAGACCAGTGA